One Sulfoacidibacillus ferrooxidans DNA window includes the following coding sequences:
- a CDS encoding DUF1284 domain-containing protein: MFLLRGHHLFCLLGYRGMGYSDQYVKEMTRLHTVLREDPQTLITIVHGPDDLCSNFPENEPYHCDESAVLDRDERIVQYLGLTIGNTYTWSDIEQRIIERVVREDIPRFCSTCPWLPYGVCEEGVDRMRHGDGLTPVNGA, from the coding sequence GTGTTTTTGCTACGGGGGCACCACTTGTTTTGTTTACTTGGGTATCGCGGAATGGGGTACTCTGATCAATATGTAAAAGAGATGACTAGACTACATACAGTGCTTCGAGAAGATCCACAAACGCTTATTACAATTGTTCATGGGCCAGATGATTTGTGTAGCAACTTTCCAGAAAATGAACCTTATCACTGTGATGAGAGCGCTGTATTGGATCGAGATGAACGCATCGTTCAATATTTGGGGTTAACAATTGGGAACACATACACATGGAGTGATATTGAACAAAGGATAATTGAGAGAGTAGTGCGAGAGGATATACCACGCTTTTGTAGTACATGTCCATGGCTCCCTTATGGAGTGTGTGAGGAGGGTGTTGACCGCATGCGACATGGTGATGGATTGACTCCCGTAAATGGGGCGTAA